From Lolium perenne isolate Kyuss_39 chromosome 5, Kyuss_2.0, whole genome shotgun sequence, a single genomic window includes:
- the LOC127302052 gene encoding fasciclin-like arabinogalactan protein 7: MMVMEFKAAILTTAVLAVLLCSPALAQKSPSVSLPPSTSPAPAPAPHYVDLAALLNVAGPFHTFLSYLQKTNVIETFQSQANNTDEGITIFVPKDSAFSALKKSTFSNLTSDQLKQLLLYHAFPYYYPLSTFRNLSALNPVNTFAGSPYTLNLTDDMGSISVQSMWSKPKISSSVYATEPVALYSIDKVLLPMQLFSKDPPLAPAPAPAPQSGASDLAPSPGGGKAGGNAKADSTSEAYRVGVSGLLATVAGCLMLMW, from the coding sequence ATGATGGTGATGGAGTTCAAAGCAGCCATTCTTACCACCGCCGTGCTGGCCGTCCTCCTTTGCTCCCCGGCATTGGCTCAGAAGAGCCCATCCGTGTCGCTTCCCCCCAGCacctcgccggcgccggcgccagcGCCACACTACGTGGACCTGGCGGCGCTCCTAAACGTGGCCGGCCCGTTCCACACCTTCCTCAGCTACCTGCAGAAGACGAACGTGATCGAGACCTTCCAGAGTCAAGCCAATAACACCGACGAGGGCATCACCATCTTCGTCCCCAAGGACTCTGCGTTCTCTGCGCTCAAGAAGTCCACCTTCTCCAACCTCACCAGCGATCAGCTCAAGCAGCTGCTCCTCTACCACGCCTTCCCATACTACTACCCGCTGTCCACGTTCAGGAACCTCAGCGCGCTCAACCCGGTGAACACGTTCGCCGGATCGCCCTACACGCTCAACCTCACTGATGACATGGGCAGCATCTCCGTCCAGTCCATGTGGTCCAAGCCCAAGATCTCCAGCAGCGTCTACGCCACCGAACCCGTCGCCCTCTACTCCATCGACAAGGTTCTCCTGCCCATGCAGCTCTTCAGCAAGGACCCGCCgctggcgccggcgccggcgcccgcACCACAGTCCGGGGCGTCCGATCTGGCACCCAGCCCCGGCGGTGGTAAAGCGGGAGGAAACGCCAAGGCCGACTCGACGAGCGAAGCGTACCGCGTCGGTGTCAGTGGGCTGCTTGCTACCGTGGCAGGTTGCTTGATGCTCATGTGGTGA